The following are encoded together in the Lathyrus oleraceus cultivar Zhongwan6 chromosome 3, CAAS_Psat_ZW6_1.0, whole genome shotgun sequence genome:
- the LOC127131466 gene encoding uncharacterized protein LOC127131466 — MFTTAEIKKRLTKAFSSLQENVYKGKLTHSEEIQAFQKYFETVYNPMELVQTVCYAASILKEKFEKQIAKKKFPNVVKPEFKYDLAFESVERKVVKREKPVAKASLNTASKPTTSSSQGAPSAKDAAPEKIKKSSKGSGKPPLTPKKRKVPTENVILVEDDEEETPPTPLKKKQKQNKATITPYQTNKQQGVEINILPPSSKETQSQPSGGAALEHIGSNASDPEAQQNEQETSSPDEDGKKDSKKAEEKDSEEKEDYEDTSSNSPPRVTFPSDYADKDDQDSDEIEGYFQQDEDMSEGEADPEGN; from the exons ATGTTTACTACTGCTGAAATCAAGAAACGTCTAACGAAGGCCTTTTCATCTTTGCAGGAAAATGTCTACAAGGGAAAGCTTACTCATTCTGAAGAAATCCAAGCATTCCAAAAGTACTTTGAAACTGTCTATAACCCAATGGAACTTGTTCAAACTGTCTGTTACGCAGCGTCAATTTTAAAAGAGAAATTTGAAAAACAAATTGCCAAAAAGAAATTTCCCAACGTTGTAAAACCTGAATTTAAATATGATTTAGCCTTTGAGT CTGTCGAAAGGAAGGTGGTGAAGAGAGAGAAGCCTGTGGCGAAAGCTAGTTTGAATACTGCTTCTAAGCCGACTACCTCTTCGAGCCAGGGAGCTCCTTCTGCCAAGGATGCTGCTCCAGAGAAAATAAAGAAGAGTTCAAAG GGTAGTGGCAAGCCTCCTCTAACGCCAAAGAAAAGAAAAGTCCCAACTGAAAATGTAATCCTTGtcgaagatgatgaagaagaaaCTCCTCCCACTCCACTTAAGAAGAAACAAAAACAGAATAAGGCAACAATTACCCCTtaccaaacaaacaaacaacaaggTGTCGAAATCAACATTCTCCCACCTTCTTCAAAGGAAACTCAATCCCAGCCCTCTGGTGGCGCAGCGCTGGAGCACATTGGGAGCAATGCTTCCGACCCTGAGGCTCAACAG AACGAACAAGAAACCTCTTCTCCTGATGAAGATGGTAAAAAAGATTCGAAGAAAGCTGAAGAGAAGGATTCAGAAGAGAAAGAAGATTATGAAGATACTTCCAGTAACTCTCCTCCAAGAGTTACGTTCCCTTCAGATTACGCTGACAAGGATGATCAGGATTCTGATGAGATTGAGGGGTACTTTCAGCAAGATGAAGACATGAGTGAGGGAGAAGCTGATCCTGAAGGAAATTAG